From Halichondria panicea chromosome 12, odHalPani1.1, whole genome shotgun sequence, a single genomic window includes:
- the LOC135345791 gene encoding protein SSUH2 homolog has product MDNQPLLGPQYNQPQGGYSPPQAQQPTGPPAAGPPPGQNLPGEDVHENAGAEAPQPSAPDASKMDYVSGYDNVGFNTNADMNIPPPAYEQATAPEPDESRSMQPDIPTISEDEARDALLSEVEKHCCYGKKAARDLVFLNITPSSAFHYQLETFTEGRKTTWQHEPFAGQLIDGPQNGPAPGPWDIAAQPNQLFQDHEKHFEVPHTASVKVCHNCVGAGMTQCWRCRGRGRVICGSCDGSGHKLQPVVHHDHGHHHHGHGHGHGHGHHDHHGGSHVDMERVPCHQCNGTGKKRCWTCNGFGRIECSVCRAKCQLKWYIKLTVTWKTHKADHIVERTALPDHLIRAAEGKVAFQDQQPRVYHVYNFPDQAVNNASKQLVDSHATAFANEKILMQRQWIRIVPVSEARCDYKGKSFNYFVYGYNTLVHAPEYPQQMCCGCSIV; this is encoded by the exons ATGGACAACCAACCCCTCCTTGGTCCCCAGTACAACCAGCCTCAGGGTGGCTACTCTCCCCCTCAGGCACAGCAACCTACTG GCCCTCCAGCCGCTGGCCCCCCTCCTGGACAAAACTTGCCTGGAGAGGATGTGCACGAGAATGCAGGCGCCGAAGCTCCTCAACCCTCTGCCCCTGACGCCTCCAAGATGGACTATGTGTCCGGCTATGACAATGTCGGGTTTAACACTAATGCAG ATATGAATATTCCTCCCCCTGCGTATGAGCAAGCTACTGCCCCGGAGCCTGATGAGTCTCGATCCATGCAGCCTGA CATCCCCACAATATCTGAGGACGAAGCCAGAGATGCGCTGCTGAGTGAGGTAGAGAAGCATTGTTGCTACGGCAAAAAGGCGGCCAGAGATCTGGTGTTCCTAAATATCACACCAAGCAGTGCTTTCCAT TACCAGCTGGAGACCTTCACCGAGGGCAGGAAGACCACTTGGCAGCACGAGCCCTTTGCAG GTCAGCTGATTGATGGTCCCCAGAACGGGCCTGCCCCTGGGCCGTGGGACATAGCGGCTCAGCCCAACCAACTGTTCCAGGATCATGAGAAACACTTTGAGGTACCCCACACTGCCTCTGTCAAGGTGTGCCACAACTGTGTGGGGGCGGGTATGACCCAGTGCTGGAGGTGCAGGGGACGTGGTAGG GTGATTTGTGGGAGCTGTGATGGAAGTGGCCATAAACTACAGCCGGTAGTTCACCATGACCATGGCCACCATCACCATGGCCATGGCCACGGACATGGACACGGACACCATGACCATCATGGTGGCAGCCATGTTGACATGGAGCGTGTCCCTTGTCACCAGTGCAACGGGACAGGAAAAAAGAG atgttGGACGTGCAATGGATTTGGGCGCATCGAGTGCTCTGTCTGTCGTGCAAAGTGCCAGCTCAAGTGGTACATCAAGCTGACTGTCACGTGGAAGACTCACAAGGCTGACCACATTGTGGAGCGTACTGCTCTCCCTGATCATCTGATCAGAGCGGCGGAAGGGAAGGTGGCCTTCCAAGATCAGCAGCCAAGG GTGTATCATGTATACAACTTTCCTGACCAAGCTGTGAACAATGCCTCTAAACAGCTGGTGGATTCTCACGCCACTGCCTTTGCCAACGAGAAGATACTTATGCAG CGTCAATGGATCCGCATTGTTCCCGTGTCTGAGGCAAGGTGTGACTACAAGGGGAAGTCGTTCAACTACTTTGTGTACGGCTATAACACATTGGTCCATGCTCCCGAGTACCCACAACAGATGTGCTGCGGGTGCAGCATAGTTTGA
- the LOC135345778 gene encoding uncharacterized protein LOC135345778 — protein MKNQKSAAKDIQLPHIREVSSSFCFWENVLVMKTFTTKEVVSICRAFVYSKNRLYVENVLDCEIGSIRFNWYQTIYRGLQLLPGDIVDEQIIFMVSDHLKACDLERYVKEDSENNEALLRVMKTNESLWNFVGQYSSETAFTTGSFGVYLSQLILTWFKDELYNIFQLLQNVVLSDLFSCHTNKNILLNIFTCCLCSRADQALENPAEWDSLIGLVEVSRTFVHDLNVRVQNFSTSDSECPDPFQHTINMVRLVKISPDVLMVVSIVQEYSSDMWLSHLLAYNLFELCVIQYNVDDNDNNLHTKMLLMDQKFLQILYNVFINDVSNASASASASSLCNSFSFEQLCAIVDLLPYIEPCPAAFSVLCRNSIFCWEKEIQMIHFKQYLDQWKDLTAIDKQRTIYMMNRVRLDSGMTHIKFMLLLYKIRSKYTRGNAKDSKLLMSVFEALYYKQISLEQLNDIAGNQWIRSIRTLLNMTTARKCLSRNPDDVVDLIHNQLQVESDDPELGICDLTVIRNEARGVLQHLEHCSMIPNATERELKQFFSLLQRHVTIEDRMQWLETHRVPFVSSVIKSWILSSVSGSDVQQVQIPYSTQMISLLLFLHSRNKGLLQQVKTGEGKTLIVGMLAGAKALLGFNVDVVSSNRDLAQSGMEKCQPFFRVLGLKAAINCTDDDDTNQQAYKVHIVYGDVGSFQRDVLQEESEPGVKVNFKNRYSEPEKNCLIVDEVDSMFLDKAQHMLYLSHDSPALKHLETLFLHIWSAMISVSSTYVENVSARLIEIAKHMNTLIKDDTIPVPDYLKVFCEKKMESWVKSAYLAMTMDANDQFVIDHQKQGNSEVKRIFPIDKQTGIEQYNMKWSNGLSQFLELKYRRPISSESLKAIFISNKRFFQKYGKQLFGLTGTIGSITSRKLLQKVYGIITVELPTNKPKLYAQRKSRIATSEQDWSAQICDEISIRASEQPVLVICENIKHLECIKRYMLSQGAISEKDIISYARDGDNVEKKFKHQHGAKPGQIVLATNKGGRGTDIVISDKDAPKGLHVILTFLPENTRIEEQAFGRAARAGQAGSGCLIIQINQQEYKSIFQTFDTLEAATEILVELEKAKRNKTEANRLSVLLSDGLPRLELEEQLYLLFQKCRHLFTVAVQNFSLMNVQVGKAAISALLGVVTDHWAYWLDSMHAQIHSVSCESEKQLVINLFSKDFPAQGYPLPSSIDDTNFFKHPESYVTLGIALLRDITESPSGNNIKSQHLHATALACFEHAEKSGDLTGLPAMASCYCFIKLNPDASKTNMKQARRYLKKARTHLTSLKQTLMVNAEVGTKLIEMIDVSQYIHDDENCYTHQVEEKMKVLGLHLHTVELLLGNIIDEHSFVNESALTEEKISEEQSKTIYHKLVTLGFICHNKVRKYWKNETVIKKLILEKVDEQVSVALIKLVLNKPVINESDLIGLVNSSDELWDIISPLLETSVNVRVIFASKVDSATLEDDSLNIWNEFKSSFETDRIDLPWDDERTNTYKEFLVYLEGKKLCTSTKKGLLKQDSVIMMESLELGKYENCYMYNKGHKQTLRSYLLCFFEYCQQNEDCFLLEYMLPYGNKAFEAKKMHAFLQEQDILKSGQLVQHKYGVGKELQHAIATSLGKEYSPFRVDFIVRILGRLQGEIRKFERKMQVDFVDFNDLPDRPEEIPEELAFFAAWHMDQFLSIEQADKGYWDWNAFACATLGMAQVIGGAALISLGVTASIGSALIAEGVNDMVYATMAGLTGTFTWKDYAIHKSISLALTIATGGISALASPVKIVSKLGSATPFSVFIKATAGATKKFVFYAATTYISDVVLEEIQERVVHATIESIEKRLISKCREGLHSRLKNLAQQVNSDDEFHSKCQRIVSNMRTSLGMNTLLPAEFDLIRSQVVSSLQFNYKRIAENLGNSNSTTVRLLSKGAKVAYYANKAISVVNAGVKLGGATVALLDLFKGDFNLHEYVRQAEDIDANLIERKATEIEDCLLRFIHQQLHEKLRMAVHYTVKRSLKGIAKASKIALSSAVKKASTQTITDLSMTSVSENNKQARVSNCDQGQQDRKAGFGSADHGQVGKMDNNLDLQQRDTFQSEILEPTVQTAYGNDTKLDEIKTKKKSKKKKKKKKKKKKKKKLELVAHPKAMLLTPPSGPPPTPLQKISLEIRFFPSMDKKLQPMTVRFIRDEVTHIKPYDVATPPL, from the coding sequence ATGAAGAACCAAAAAAGTGCCGCAAAAGATATACAGTTACCTCACATCAGGGAAGTCAGTTCCTCATTTTGTTTTTGGGAAAACGTACTAGTAATGAAGACCTTCACAACAAAAGAAGTTGTTTCAATTTGCAGGGCTTTTGTGTATTCGAAAAACAGACTATACGTTGAAAATGTATTAGAttgtgaaattggatccaTCAGGTTCAACTGGTATCAGACCATTTATAGGGGACTGCAACTATTACCAGGTGACATAGTTGATGAGCAGATCATTTTTATGGTGTCGGATCATCTAAAAGCCTGTGATCTTGAGCGTTATGTAAAGGAAGATAGTGAAAATAATGAGGCTTTGCTACGAGTGATGAAAACCAACGAATCGCTGTGGAATTTTGTTGGCCAGTATTCAAGTGAAACTGCTTTCACGACTGGCAGCTTCGGAGTATATTTATCTCAACTAATTTTAACATGGTTCAAAGATGAACTGTATAATATTTTTCAGCTTCTCCAAAATGTTGTATTAAGCGATCTTTTCTCCTGTCATACGAACAAAAACATTTTGTTGAATATATTTACTTGCTGCTTGTGCAGCAGAGCAGACCAAGCTCTGGAGAATCCAGCTGAGTGGGATAGCTTAATCGGGCTTGTGGAAGTTTCCCGTACCTTTGTGCATGATTTGAATGTAAGGGTACAGAACTTTAGTACATCAGACTCTGAATGCCCTGATCCTTTCCAGCATACAATTAACATGGTTCGATTAGTAAAAATATCACCTGATGTACTAATGGTTGTATCCATCGTACAAGAGTATTCTAGTGATATGTGGCTTAGTCATCTGCTTGCGTACAATTTGTTTGAATTGTGTGTGATCCAGTATAATGTTGATGACAATGACAATAATCTTCACACAAAAATGCTTCTTATGGACCAGAAGTTTCTTCAGattctgtacaatgtatttatAAATGATGTCAGCAATGCATCTGCTAGTGCTAGTGCTAGTTCTTTATGCAATTCCTTCTCATTTGAACAGCTATGTGCGATTGTTGACTTACTTCCATACATAGAGCCATGTCCTGCTGCTTTCTCAGTTCTCTGTAGGAATTCAATTTTTTGTTGGGAAAAAGAAATTCAAATGATCCATTTCAAACAGTATCTTGATCAGTGGAAAGACTTAACGGCAATTGATAAACAAAGAACCATATACATGATGAACAGGGTTCGATTAGATTCTGGAATGACTCACATAAAATTCATGTTGCTGCTATACAAAATACGAAGCAAATATACTCGAGGTAATGCAAAGGACAGCAAGCTACTAATGTCTGTTTTTGAAGCCCTTTACTATAAACAAATCAGCCTTGAGCAATTGAATGATATTGCAGGTAATCAATGGATTCGATCTATCAGAACTTTGCTTAATATGACTACTGCTAGAAAATGCCTATCTAGAAATCCAGACGATGTAGTTGATTTGATTCACAATCAATTGCAAGTTGAGTCTGATGACCCAGAACTCGGTATATGTGACCTTACTGTCATCAGGAACGAGGCTAGAGGGGTACTTCAGCATCTTGAACATTGTTCTATGATTCCTAATGCCACTGAAAGGGAATTGAAACAGTTTTTCAGTTTGCTGCAAAGGCATGTAACTATTGAAGACAGAATGCAGTGGCTAGAAACGCATCGAGTACCATTTGTTTCCTCCGTAATTAAATCCTGGATTTTATCATCAGTGTCTGGCTCTGATGTACAGCAAGTTCAAATCCCATATAGCACCCAAATGATATCACTGCTTCTCTTTCTGCATTCTAGAAATAAAGGTCTTCTACAGCAAGTAAAAACTGGAGAAGGAAAAACATTAATTGTTGGAATGTTAGCAGGTGCTAAAGCTCTACTGGGATTTAATGTAGATGTTGTATCTAGCAATAGAGACTTGGCTCAGAGTGGGATGGAGAAGTGTCAGCCTTTTTTTAGAGTACTCGGACTAAAAGCTGCTATTAATTGCACAGATGATGATGACACTAATCAACAAGCTTACAAAGTACATATTGtttatggtgatgttggttcTTTTCAACGTGACGTTCTTCAGGAAGAGAGTGAACCTGGTGTGAAAGTCAACTTCAAAAATCGATACTCTGAACCAGAGAAAAACTGTCTTATTGTCGATGAAGTAGACAGTATGTTTCTAGACAAAGCACAGCACATGCTTTATCTCTCTCATGATAGCCCGGCATTGAAACATTTAGAAACATTGTTCCTACATATTTGGTCTGCTATGATCAGTGTTTCATCTACTTATGTTGAAAATGTATCCGCACGCTTAATAGAGATAGCAAAGCACATGAACACTCTTATAAAGGATGATACTATACCAGTTCCTGATTACTTGAAAGTGTTTTGTGAGAAAAAAATGGAAAGCTGGGTGAAAAGTGCCTACCTTGCTATGACTATGGATGCCAATGACCAGTTTGTTATTGATCATCAGAAGCAAGGAAATTCTGAAGTGAAAAGGATATTTCCAATTGACAAGCAAACTGGTATTGAACAGTACAATATGAAGTGGAGCAATGGTCTCTCTcagtttctcgagttgaaatATCGGCGTCCAATATCATCAGAAAGCCTTAAAGCTATTTTTATTTCTAATAAAAGATTTTTCCAGAAATATGGCAAGCAACTATTTGGACTGACCGGAACTATCGGATCTATTACATCACGGAAGTTGCTTCAAAAAGTGTACGGTATAATTACAGTTGAGCTACCAACTAACAAACCGAAACTCTATGCTCAACGTAAATCTCGAATTGCAACGAGTGAACAAGATTGGTCTGCTCAAATTTGTGATGAAATCTCAATCAGAGCAAGTGAACAGCCAGTTTTGGTTATCTGTGAAAACATAAAGCATTTGGAGTGTATTAAGCGTTACATGTTATCTCAAGGTGCCATCAGTGAGAAAGACATTATCAGCTACGCTCGAGATGGTGACAACGTAGAAAAAAAATTCAAACACCAACATGGTGCAAAACCTGGTCAGATTGTTTTAGCTACAAACAAAGGAGGTCGTGGAACAGACATTGTAATCAGTGATAAAGATGCCCCAAAAGGCCTACATGTAATCCTCACATTCCTGCCAGAGAATACAAGAATAGAAGAGCAAGCATTTGGGCGAGCGGCTCGAGCTGGGCAAGCAGGAAGTGGATGCTTAATTATTCAAATCAATCAGCAAGAATACAAATCAATATTTCAAACATTTGACACTCTCGAAGCAGCAACAGAAATCCTTGTAGAACTGGAAAAGGCAAAACGTAATAAGACTGAAGCAAATCGTCTTTCTGTGTTACTAAGTGATGGTCTTCCTAGGTTGGAATTAGAAGAACAGTTGTATCTTTTGTTTCAAAAATGCAGACATTTATTTACAGTAGCAGTTCAAAATTTTTCATTGATGAACGTGCAGGTTGGTAAAGCTGCGATAAGTGCTCTTCTTGGGGTTGTAACTGATCATTGGGCCTACTGGCTAGATTCAATGCATGCTCAGATTCATTCTGTAAGTTGTGAAAGTGAAAAGCAATTAGTTATCAATCTCTTCAGCAAAGATTTCCCTGCTCAAGGCTATCCACTACCGTCTTCAATAGATGATACCAACTTTTTTAAGCATCCAGAGAGCTATGTCACATTAGGGATTGCTCTCCTCAGAGATATTACTGAGAGTCCTAGTGGAAACAACATTAAAAGTCAGCATTTACATGCCACAGCCCTAGCCTGTTTTGAACATGCAGAAAAAAGTGGTGATTTAACTGGACTTCCTGCAATGGCATCATGTTATTGCTTCATCAAACTTAACCCTGATGCTAGTAAAACTAATATGAAACAAGCTCGACGTTACTTGAAAAAGGCTAGAACTCATTTAACGTCCTTAAAGCAAACACTGATGGTAAATGCTGAGGTAGGCACAAAGCTTATTGAAATGATTGATGTTAGCCAGTATATTCATGATGATGAAAACTGCTATACTCATCAAGTTGAAGAGAAGATGAAAGTCCTTGGCTTACATCTTCATACGGTGGAATTACTGTTGGGCAATATAATTGATGAGCATTCGTTTGTGAATGAATCAGCACTTACGGAGGAGAAGATATCAGAAGAGCAGTCCAAAACAATTTACCACAAGTTGGTCACCTTAGGCTTCATTTGTCACAACAAAGTTAGAAAATATTGGAAAAACGAAACTGTTATAAAGAAACTTATACTCGAAAAGGTTGATGAGCAAGTATCTGTCGCATTAATCAAACTAGTCTTAAATAAACCCGTTATCAACGAAAGTGATTTGATTGGTCTTGTGAACAGTTCTGATGAATTGTGGGACATCATAAGTCCATTATTGGAGACCTCAGTAAACGTGCGAGTAATTTTTGCTAGCAAGGTAGATTCAGCAACATTGGAAGATGATAGTCTCAACATATGGAATGAATTTAAGAGCTCCTTTGAAACTGATCGAATTGACTTACCTTGGGATGATGAACGTACAAATACGTATAAGGAGTTTCTTGTTTACTTGGAAGGAAAAAAGCTGTGCACAAGCACCAAGAAAGGATTACTTAAGCAAGATAGCGTTATTATGATGGAAAGCCTTGAGCTTGGAAAGTATGAaaactgttacatgtacaataaagGACACAAGCAAACACTGCGCAGCTACCTATTGTGTTTCTTTGAGTATTGTCAGCAAAATGAAGATTGTTTTTTGCTGGAGTACATGTTACCATATGGAAACAAAGCATTTGAAGCTAAGAAAATGCATGCTTTTTTACAAGAGCAGGACATTCTGAAATCTGGCCAGCTTGTTCAGCACAAGTATGGTGTTGGTAAAGAACTTCAGCATGCTATTGCTACATCGCTAGGAAAGGAATACTCACCTTTCCGAGTTGATTTTATAGTACGAATACTTGGACGTTTACAAGGGGAAATTCGGAAATTTGAAAGAAAAATGCAAGTGGACTTTGTGGACTTTAATGACCTTCCAGATCGTCCAGAAGAAATTCCCGAGGAGCTGGCCTTCTTTGCTGCATGGCATATGGATCAATTTCTGTCAATTGAACAAGCTGACAAAGGATATTGGGATTGGAATGCATTTGCCTGTGCTACACTTGGTATGGCACAGGTAATTGGTGGAGCTGCCTTGATAAGTCTTGGTGTTACTGCCAGCATTGGTAGTGCGCTTATTGCAGAGGGAGTAAATGACATGGTGTACGCCACTATGGCTGGATTAACTGGAACATTCACTTGGAAAGACTATGCCATACACAAATCTATCAGCTTAGCTCTGACTATTGCAACTGGTGGAATTAGTGCTCTTGCTAGTCCTGTGAAGATTGTTTCAAAGTTAGGATCTGCAACTCCTTTCTCGGTGTTCATTAAAGCTACAGCTGGAGCAACCAAAAAGTTTGTATTTTATGCTGCCACCACTTATATCTCAGATGTAGTTTTAGAAGAAATTCAGGAACGTGTTGTGCATGCTACAATCGAATCAATTGAGAAACGTCTCATATCCAAGTGTAGGGAAGGACTTCACTCCCGATTAAAGAATCTAGCCCAGCAAGTGAACAGTGATGATGAATTTCACAGCAAATGTCAGAGGATTGTTAGCAATATGAGGACTTCTTTAGGTATGAATACCTTACTACCAGCTGAATTTGATTTAATACGATCACAGGTTGTGTCTTCGTTGCAATTTAACTACAAACGTATTGCTGAAAATCTAGGAAATAGTAATTCCACAACTGTACGTTTGCTTAGCAAAGGTGCAAAGGTGGCCTATTATGCAAACAAGGCTATCTCTGTGGTAAATGCAGGCGTAAAATTAGGAGGAGCCACGGTTGCTCTGCTTGATTTGTTCAAAGGAGACTTCAACTTACATGAGTATGTCCGTCAAGCTGAAGATATTGACGCAAACCTCATTGAACGCAAAGCCACAGAAATTGAAGATTGTTTATTACGATTTATTCATCAGCAATTGCATGAGAAACTTAGAATGGCAGTGCATTATACAGTGAAACGCAGCCTCAAAGGTATTGCTAAAGCCAGCAAAATTGCTTTATCTAGTGCTGTCAAAAAAGCTTCAACTCAGACAATCACAGACCTTTCAATGACTAGTGTATCAGAAAATAACAAACAAGCAAGGGTTTCTAACTGTGATCAAGGCCAACAAGACCGTAAAGCAGGATTTGGGTCAGCAGATCATGGTCAAGTGGGTAAAATGGACAACAACCTTGATTTACAGCAGAGGGATACCTTCCAGAGCGAAATACTAGAACCAACAGTTCAAACAGCATATGGCAATGATACAAAGCTTGACGAAATTAAGACAAAGAAAAAGTCcaaaaagaagaagaaaaagaagaagaaaaagaagaagaaaaagaaatTGGAGCTTGTTGCTCATCCAAAGGCAATGCTCTTAACACCACCATCTGGCCCACCACCAACGCCACTACAGAAAATTTCCTTAGAAATTAGATTTTTTCCTAGTATGGACAAGAAATTACAACCAATGACTGTTAGATTTATACGTGATGAAGTTACTCATATAAAGCCTTATGATGTGGCAACACCCCCCCTATAG